ATCTTTATTCGCcgccatcttgatgaggcactaaagagtgaatacttaacggttgaagatccgttagctCTCTGGGAGGCCTTGCGAAGCAGATATaatcaccagacaacggtgattcttccaaaagcTCGCTATGAGTGGTCTCACCTGAGAATTCAGGATTTCAAATCAGTGGCGGAGTACAATTCTGCGTTGTTCAGgattacctctcagatgaagctcTGTGGGGATACCATTACTGATGAAATATTGCTGGAAAAGACTTACAGCACATTTCATGCCAATAACGTGCTCCTCCAGCAGCAGTATAGAGCGCGAGGCTacactgaatacaaccagctgatatctgtACTTCTGGTagctgaacagaacaatgagctcctgatgaaaaaccataattccctACCTACTGGATCTGCACCATTCCCAGAAGTAAATGCTGCTTCCCTCGAAGTGAACGCCACATCCTCTGGTGGTAATTATCATAAACAAGGACGTGGCCACAAACGAGGTCGATGGAATAGGAAAGGCACGAACCATGGTGatcagtttcacaaccaggttcaGAGGCATAATTCTGGCCCGAGCTTCAAAAATATGAATCGTCACAAAGGCAAAGCTAACATGACCAATGCTCACATGAACTCTGAATGAgcctgccataggtgtggtggcaatgggcatTGGGTGTGAACTtgtcgtaccccaaaacatctggtGGAGTTGTATCAAGCCTCCCTCAAGAAGAAAGGTGTTGAGACCAATTTTCTcgaccaggctaaaccaatggatatacctgatccaATGTTTGATTTATCAGGGCAATTTGACGCAACTCACCTAGATGTTTCAGACTTCATTATGGAAAGGGGGAATGAAGTATATCGGTTCGACTAAAtcatttatgtttgatgtacttttattatgctgaacttgttgtctaaaactagtttttcaaattcaataaaaatggcATGTAAATTTCCTGTTATAAATTGTTTGTTAACTGTGATTCCATTTACTCAGaaagcatggataaaaactGTGGTTATTCTCAGAACATGAGAAATGGCGgagatatttgtcttgcagacagtacaaccacacatacaatacttcgtgatcgaaagtatttctcaagcTTAATGCTTACAAAAATaggggtaaca
This genomic interval from Malus domestica chromosome 05, GDT2T_hap1 contains the following:
- the LOC139196249 gene encoding uncharacterized protein — encoded protein: MTNLAKLEYATLDITGKNYLTWVLDTKIHMEAGNLGDTIREESSSSSQNRAKAMIFIRRHLDEALKSEYLTVEDPLALWEALRSRYNHQTTVILPKARYEWSHLRIQDFKSVAEYNSALFRITSQMKLCGDTITDEILLEKTYSTFHANNVLLQQQYRARGYTEYNQLISVLLVAEQNNELLMKNHNSLPTGSAPFPEVNAASLEVNATSSGGNYHKQGRGHKRGRWNRKGTNHGDQFHNQVQRHNSGPSFKNMNRHKGKANMTNAHMNSE